A segment of the Bdellovibrio bacteriovorus genome:
GCAATTGGAGCCATTGTGAGAGTCAGGAATCCTTGAGTTAAGTTTCTAGTGGAACCATTGACAGCGGTAAATGTGTCCCGGATGAGGCGAGCCGTCGTAGCAAAATCGAATCCTGAAAGAACAAGTGAGCAAAAGAAAATCAGCAGGGATCCCAAAATGAACGTGATCCAAATTGCCCTGATCAGTTCCTGGCTGCGACGTGAAAAGATTCGACTTACGAAGTTGAAGTCGCAGAAAAGGAACCGGGTGAACGGGTTCTCTTTCTTCAGCAAAATAAGGTCATCCGAGGTAATGGTGGGCTCTCGATATTGGTCCATAGACCAACGTATCGGATAAACAACAGCCGGATTAACGCCGTTCATAACTTTGTAACCAAAAAGAAGTTGTCTGTTTTATTTTGATACACCGCGAGGCGGTTTCATTGAGTTTTCATTGAACGGGAAGGCTCGGAGCATTCTTGCTCTTTACGTCTGTGTCCTTTAAGCATGGGGCCGTTTTCCTAAGGAGGAATCAAAATGCGTATTCTTTTGGCGACTTTGACTTTGTTGGCATCTTCAGCGGCTTTTGCCGGTAACCTTTGCACAAAATGGGAGCACAGTGACCGCTACGCAGCGGCGATCAAGGTTGTGGCGGCTCAAGAGGATTTCTCTTACGACGAACTTTGCACTTTCGCCAGAATTCTGGACATTGAAGCTCAACCGTCCCGCGTGATCACACCAAAAGGGGACGTGATTCCTCACGTGCGCATCCAGCTTCACATGGCTTATGAAAGCTGCCTGTACATGGTTCGTGACTCTGACAAAGTGATCACTTCCCAGCGCTGCTATTCTGGCTGGTAAGTTCTAGGTTCCTTCCTGAAGGAACTCTGCAATAAATCGAGGAACCTCCGTGGAGGCCGGGCCGACATAGTGCTCGTCAAACGCGGGGGAGATCTCGGTGTCTTTAAGATTGATTTCTATCTTCCTGGCTTTCCAAGCCAGCCGTACAAAGCCCGCAGCCGGGTAAACATTCCCACTGGTTCCAATCGAGATAAAATAATCCGCCTTGTCCAGGGCCGCATAGATTTCCTCCATGTGATGGGGCATCTCGCCAAACCAGACGATATCGGGGCGAACGCCGCCTTTTCTGCCGCAAGCCGGGCAGGGGTGCTCCACCGCCAGATCCAGCAGCCACTCGAAATGCTCATCACAATGCAGGCAGAACACGCGATCCAGGCGCCCGTGCATGTGCAGCAGATTCTTTGAACCTGCGCGTCGGTGAAGGTTGTCGACGTTCTGGGTGACCAGCAGAAAGTTCCCCTCCCAAAGGTTTTCCAGTTCGACCAATGCCTGGTGGGCAGGGTTCGGGGCAAGGTTTGGCTCTTTCAGTTGAGCTCTTCTCAGATTGTAAAAGCGCTGAACCAAAGCCGGGTTGCGCGCAAAAGCTTCGGGTGTCGCCACGTCCTCGATGCGGTGATCTTCCCAAAGACCGTTCTGGTCCCGGAACGTGCGAATCCCGCTCTCGGCCGAGATGCCGGCACCAGTGAGGATGACGATGTTCTTAAATAGCCTTAAGTCCATTATGCCTCGCGCAATTCAGGCCATGGGGACGGTCCCGAGAATGAATCCCAACCCCGCATTTTGTTTGAGATTTCAACTGATTTTCATTAGGATGGGGCGTTCTTAAAAGAAAGGCAATTACAATGGCTTCGAAAATCGAAACTACACCGGAAATGGTGCAGAACGTATACAAGAAGACAGCTGAAAGATTGGCTGTTGTTCGCAATCGCTTGAACCGCCCTTTGACATTGGCGGAGAAAATTTTGTTCGGTCACTTGGATGATCCACAGAACCAGGAATTGGTTCGTGGCGAAAGCTTCCTGCTTCTAAGACCAGACCGCGTGGCGATGCAAGATGCGACAGCGCAAATGGCTTTGTTGCAATTCATGCTTGCAGGTAAAGACGAAGCGGCTGTTCCTTCCACAGTCCACTGCGATCACTTGATCCAGGCTTACAAAGGTGCGGGCGCAGATATGACTGTTGCCAATGCAACCAACAAAGAAGTTTATGACTTCCTGGCGACAGCTTCTTCCCGTTACAACATCGGCTTCTGGAAACCAGGCGCTGGTATCATTCACCAAGTCATCCTTGAAAACTACGCGTTCCCAGGCGGCTTGATGATCGGTACGGACTCTCACACTCCGAATGCGGGTGGTTTGGGTATGTGTGCTGTGGGTGTTGGTGGTTCTGATGCTTCTGACGTGATGGTGGGTCTGCCTTGGGAAGTTAAAAATCCTAAGCTGATCGGTGTTCACCTGAAAGGCAAACTGGGCGGTTGGGCGTCTGCTAAAGACGTGATCCTGAAACTGTGCGGAATGCTGACTGTAAAAGGTGGTACGGATAAAGTTGTCGAGTACTTCGGTGAAGGCACGTCCTCCATCTCTTGTACTGGTAAAGCAACTATCACCAACATGGGTGCTGAGCTGGGTGCAACCTGCTCTGTATTCCCATACGACGAGCGCATGGGCGCTTACCTGAAATCCACAGGTCGTGATCAATTGGCGTCCATCGCTGACGGTCATAAAGACATCCTGTCTGCGGATGCCGACGTTGTGGCAAACCCAGGCAAATACTTCGACGAAGTTTACGAAATCGACTTGTCTGCTTTGGAACCACACCTGGTGGGTCCTCACACTCCAGACTTGGCTCGTCCTATCTCTGCACTTAAAAAAGAAGTGGCTGAGAAAGGTTACACAGTTAAGATTTCCTCTGCTTTGATCGGCTCCTGCACGAATTCTTCTTACGAAGATATCGGTCGCGCGGCGTTCGTGGCGAAACAAGCTATGGAAGTGGGCGTGAAAATGACGTCTCCGTTTCTGGTTTCCCCGGGCTCCACTCAGATCCAGAACACGATTGAGCGTGACGGCCAGATGGCAACGTTCAATGAAGTGGGCGCGACTGTTCTTGCGAACGCTTGCGGTCCTTGTATCGGTCAGTGGAAACGTGACGACATCAAGTCTGGCGAGAAAAACACGATCGTAACTTCCTTCAACCGTAACTTCCGCGCACGTAACGATGCGAACCCGGAAACTCTGGCGTTCATCGCTTCTCCGGAAATCGTTATGGCGTTGGGTCTGGCAGGTCGTTTGGACTTCAACCCGGCAACTGACGAGCTGGAAGGTCCAAAAGGCAAAATCAAACTTCAGGCGCCAGTGGCTCCAGAATTGCCGGCTAAAGGCTTCATCGCAGACACTGAAGGCTATCAGAAACCAGCAGGTGCAACCGCTCAAGTGGCAGTGAATCCTTCTTCTGATCGTTTGCAGCTTCTTTCTCCGTTCACCAAATGGGATGGCAAAGACTTCGTTGATCAACTGGTTCTTGCGAAAGCAAAAGGCAAGTGCACGACGGATCATATCTCTCCGGGCGGTAAATGGTTGAACTACCGTGGTCACCTGGACAACATCTCCAACAACATGCTGTTGGGTGCGGATAACGCGTTCACAGGTGAAATTGGTAAAGGTAAAAACCAACTGACTGGTGAAACAGCAGAATTCGCTCAGGTGGCACGTGCTTACCAAAAAGCGGGTAAAGGCTGGGTTATCATCGGTGACGAAAACTACGGTGAAGGTTCTTCCCGTGAGCACGCGGCAATGTGCCCAAGACACTTGGGTGCTTCTGCTGTTATCACGAAATCTTTCGCTCGTATCCACGAGACGAATTTGAAAAAACAAGGTGTGCTGGCTTTGACTTTCGTAAATCCAAAAGATTACGACAAAGTTCAGGAAGCAGACCGTGTTTCCCTGGTTGATCTGAAAGATCTGGCTCCAGGCAAAAACGTGAAAATGAACATCAGACACGCTGATGGCTCTGCTGAGACTATCGAGCTGAAACACACTTACAACGCTGAACAGTTGAAATGGTTCCGCGCTGGAAGTGCGTTGAATCTGATCCGCGGTCTGTAAGACCGGGATAGGGTTCAAAAACAAAACCCCTGGTGTTTTACATCAGGGGTTTTTTATTTTTTGAATCAATCAATATCAAAGCTGAGCTGATTGGTCGGACGC
Coding sequences within it:
- the cobB gene encoding Sir2 family NAD+-dependent deacetylase, with product MDLRLFKNIVILTGAGISAESGIRTFRDQNGLWEDHRIEDVATPEAFARNPALVQRFYNLRRAQLKEPNLAPNPAHQALVELENLWEGNFLLVTQNVDNLHRRAGSKNLLHMHGRLDRVFCLHCDEHFEWLLDLAVEHPCPACGRKGGVRPDIVWFGEMPHHMEEIYAALDKADYFISIGTSGNVYPAAGFVRLAWKARKIEINLKDTEISPAFDEHYVGPASTEVPRFIAEFLQEGT
- a CDS encoding aconitate hydratase, yielding MASKIETTPEMVQNVYKKTAERLAVVRNRLNRPLTLAEKILFGHLDDPQNQELVRGESFLLLRPDRVAMQDATAQMALLQFMLAGKDEAAVPSTVHCDHLIQAYKGAGADMTVANATNKEVYDFLATASSRYNIGFWKPGAGIIHQVILENYAFPGGLMIGTDSHTPNAGGLGMCAVGVGGSDASDVMVGLPWEVKNPKLIGVHLKGKLGGWASAKDVILKLCGMLTVKGGTDKVVEYFGEGTSSISCTGKATITNMGAELGATCSVFPYDERMGAYLKSTGRDQLASIADGHKDILSADADVVANPGKYFDEVYEIDLSALEPHLVGPHTPDLARPISALKKEVAEKGYTVKISSALIGSCTNSSYEDIGRAAFVAKQAMEVGVKMTSPFLVSPGSTQIQNTIERDGQMATFNEVGATVLANACGPCIGQWKRDDIKSGEKNTIVTSFNRNFRARNDANPETLAFIASPEIVMALGLAGRLDFNPATDELEGPKGKIKLQAPVAPELPAKGFIADTEGYQKPAGATAQVAVNPSSDRLQLLSPFTKWDGKDFVDQLVLAKAKGKCTTDHISPGGKWLNYRGHLDNISNNMLLGADNAFTGEIGKGKNQLTGETAEFAQVARAYQKAGKGWVIIGDENYGEGSSREHAAMCPRHLGASAVITKSFARIHETNLKKQGVLALTFVNPKDYDKVQEADRVSLVDLKDLAPGKNVKMNIRHADGSAETIELKHTYNAEQLKWFRAGSALNLIRGL